The following proteins are encoded in a genomic region of Candidatus Leptovillus gracilis:
- a CDS encoding SIS domain-containing protein — translation MERSPLHQQIDTLPDLVRVMVDRLTAVIPNTLSPALCANVRRVFVTGCGDSHHAALNSELAFEQLAGLPCEPMTAMQFGRYAARFLPDTGPGRNLVLAISVSGQVSRTAEALALGRKAGGLAVALTGNPAGALAKEAEVMVETAVPPLPDETNMVVPGTRSYVASQLALYLTAVHLGELRGHLTHKAARQARQTLAGMADAMEETIARSDPIAQQLAADWLDGREFVFCGAGPNVGTALFSAAKLIEAAGDTAVAQDTEEWAHLQYFGRQADTPTLVISAEGWDASRAREVVTAAAHIGRRVAVIGPDSMKMTAVPHLPLADSPGECFSPLLACLPGTLFAAYRAQFLGEPYFRGFGGGRSVTGGGGISRIRSSQRMDQ, via the coding sequence ATGGAACGCTCCCCCCTGCACCAACAAATAGACACCTTGCCCGACCTCGTCCGGGTGATGGTAGACCGGCTCACGGCCGTTATCCCCAACACCCTCTCCCCCGCCCTCTGCGCTAACGTCCGGCGCGTCTTTGTCACCGGCTGCGGCGACAGCCACCACGCCGCCCTCAACAGCGAACTCGCCTTCGAGCAGCTTGCCGGGCTGCCCTGCGAACCGATGACCGCCATGCAGTTTGGCCGTTACGCCGCCCGCTTCCTGCCGGACACCGGCCCCGGCCGCAATCTGGTCCTGGCGATTTCCGTCAGCGGGCAGGTGAGCCGCACGGCCGAGGCTCTGGCGCTGGGGCGTAAGGCGGGCGGACTGGCAGTGGCTCTCACCGGCAATCCGGCTGGGGCGTTGGCAAAAGAGGCGGAGGTAATGGTAGAAACGGCCGTTCCTCCCCTCCCCGACGAAACCAACATGGTCGTGCCCGGCACGCGCAGCTATGTGGCCTCGCAGTTGGCGCTGTATCTGACGGCCGTTCATCTGGGCGAATTACGCGGCCATCTCACGCACAAAGCAGCGCGGCAGGCGCGGCAAACGCTGGCCGGCATGGCCGACGCCATGGAAGAGACCATCGCCCGCAGCGACCCCATCGCCCAACAACTGGCGGCGGATTGGCTGGACGGCCGTGAGTTTGTCTTTTGTGGCGCAGGACCGAACGTTGGCACAGCGTTGTTTAGCGCGGCCAAACTCATTGAAGCGGCCGGGGATACGGCCGTCGCCCAAGACACCGAGGAATGGGCGCACCTGCAATACTTCGGCAGGCAGGCGGATACGCCGACGTTGGTCATCAGCGCGGAGGGCTGGGACGCCAGCCGGGCGCGGGAAGTCGTGACGGCGGCGGCCCACATTGGCCGCCGGGTGGCGGTGATTGGGCCGGATAGCATGAAAATGACGGCCGTTCCCCACCTGCCCCTCGCCGATTCGCCTGGTGAGTGCTTTTCCCCCCTGCTGGCCTGCCTGCCCGGCACGCTCTTCGCCGCCTACCGCGCCCAATTCCTGGGCGAACCCTATTTTCGCGGTTTTGGCGGCGGCCGCAGCGTTACCGGCGGTGGTGGCATTTCGCGCATCCGCAGCAGCCAACGAATGGATCAGTAA
- a CDS encoding hydroxymethylglutaryl-CoA lyase: protein MKDLFKVYEVGPRDGLQNEANPISTARKNRLVDGLVEAGLQHIELTSFVHPTAVPQMADADEVMVTALGKYGRLPTQFVGLVFNQRGYDRAIAAGCRAIACGVSVSESFSQSNTRMSTQEALEISRSLVSQAKRDGLWTRVYVMTAWVCPFEGRTNPYRTIALAEKLWELGADELAIADTIGHADPLSVGHLMEELGRRLDMNRLAVHLHDTQAMGLANATTALQAGVRIFDSSLGGLGGCPFAPGAAGNLATEDLVFLAYKMGLGTGIDFQKLWPIIYDMEQWVGRPIGGRIRQWWESVCNQEPAITFV from the coding sequence ATGAAAGATTTATTCAAGGTGTATGAAGTGGGGCCACGCGATGGCCTGCAAAATGAAGCCAATCCCATCAGCACGGCGCGTAAAAACCGGCTGGTGGATGGTCTGGTAGAGGCTGGCTTGCAGCACATCGAGCTGACCAGTTTTGTTCACCCAACGGCCGTGCCGCAGATGGCCGATGCCGATGAGGTGATGGTGACGGCGCTGGGAAAATACGGCCGTCTGCCCACCCAATTCGTCGGCCTCGTCTTCAACCAGCGCGGCTACGACCGGGCCATCGCCGCCGGCTGCCGGGCCATTGCCTGCGGCGTGTCGGTCAGCGAATCCTTCAGCCAGAGCAATACCCGCATGTCCACCCAGGAAGCGTTAGAGATCAGCCGCAGCCTGGTTTCCCAGGCCAAACGAGACGGCCTCTGGACCCGCGTGTACGTGATGACCGCCTGGGTCTGCCCCTTTGAAGGGCGTACCAACCCCTACCGCACCATCGCCCTTGCCGAAAAACTGTGGGAACTGGGCGCCGACGAGTTGGCGATCGCCGATACTATCGGCCACGCCGACCCGCTGTCAGTCGGCCATCTGATGGAAGAGTTAGGCCGCCGCCTGGATATGAACCGGCTGGCCGTTCACCTGCATGATACACAGGCGATGGGGCTGGCGAACGCTACCACGGCCCTGCAGGCTGGCGTGCGTATCTTCGACAGCAGCCTGGGCGGATTGGGCGGCTGCCCCTTTGCCCCGGGCGCGGCCGGCAACCTGGCCACCGAAGATCTGGTGTTCCTGGCCTACAAAATGGGCCTGGGGACCGGCATAGATTTCCAAAAATTGTGGCCGATCATTTACGACATGGAGCAGTGGGTGGGCCGGCCGATTGGCGGCCGCATCCGCCAATGGTGGGAAAGCGTCTGCAACCAGGAACCGGCCATCACGTTTGTTTAG
- a CDS encoding PIN domain-containing protein: MTAKIFVDTNILVYAYNRSEPDKQRQAALILDKLALSGLGVISSQVMSEFFVTVTRKISAPLTPDSAYQRLENYQQSWEILDVTPAVVLEAARGVRDYQFSFWDAQIWATAHLNQIAAIFSEDFNVGAVVEGVRFVNPLTADFQVEDWLGLAR, translated from the coding sequence ATGACCGCTAAGATTTTTGTTGACACCAACATTCTGGTATACGCCTACAACCGTTCGGAACCGGACAAACAGCGGCAAGCTGCGCTTATCCTGGACAAACTGGCCCTTTCTGGCCTGGGCGTCATCAGCAGCCAGGTGATGTCGGAGTTTTTTGTAACGGTGACGCGCAAAATCAGCGCGCCGCTTACGCCAGATTCGGCTTATCAACGACTGGAAAATTATCAACAAAGCTGGGAAATCCTGGACGTGACGCCGGCCGTCGTGTTGGAAGCGGCGCGGGGCGTGCGTGATTACCAGTTCAGCTTTTGGGATGCACAAATTTGGGCCACAGCCCACTTAAATCAGATTGCCGCCATTTTTAGTGAAGATTTTAACGTGGGGGCAGTCGTTGAAGGCGTGCGTTTTGTGAATCCCTTAACGGCCGATTTTCAGGTTGAAGATTGGCTGGGTTTGGCGCGGTAA
- a CDS encoding S8 family serine peptidase, translating into MRNRFLILLLIFALVSGTVFVLVNASASQAAMTSEAPVVQTDGNSADAPTADKQTRGQREELPADIQALFAEGMTAEEFVQMAGYVPAALADIVTSDALMIIEFEQAPLAAYYAAEKANGRTPAPTALQSYEQSLKSAQTAVAPQIESLGATIISNYTAVYNGIQVLTPLNKLNELRALPGVKAIHRAPTHEPTLSASVPLIGAPDVWEDLGYAGEGITIAIIDTGIDYTHAVFGGSGDPADFASNDPDFIESFSFPTAKVIGGYDFAGTTYNADDTSPSYQPIPNPDPDPLDEGGHGTHVASIAAGNAAGDVSDGVAPAAKLVALKVFGASGSTSLVIDALEWATHNYMLFGWPQVINMSLGSNFGTDNVDDPSVAGTENAVAAGIVVVASAGNAGNNSYITGSPATADKAISVAASTSGFVTGPAINISGTTYITQTNIIYTPASFDNDTGHYITTTAAPLAYVGNLAGATNNQLCSTAGIAPDALDGQIALIQRGTCAFSDKVNNAASLGAVGTIIYNNTAGAFGGIGVPVLIPAAFIQMQDGMNLVPADGEIVVVNGKEDVVTVPDPYTPADFIASFSSRGPRGYDSALKPEITAPGVGIFAADMGSGGGGTSLSGTSMAAPHVAGVAALMVQANPDWTPEQIKAAMMNTAVPLADNTPIPRTGSGRVDAYRAVDTDVFAIGNDDLVSLSWGVPMSRNDAVTRVSNVTLYNEGDSEVTYLTDWMFQAGSRTVGAALTVEPGEVTLAAGESAVVTVTLSLDMTQIPVLFGVVEEYYGWVVFSPAPVYQIYLPVIAKDGADVPSAAQAGAVAAAAGDLVVPFYFQPRPYSQLEEIAASSVITDPVNDVATFDITHRGPITSSLWAFPALVWNDTPDPAMAGPGDVRLFGLDYAGADPTYGDIVAIGIDAWNYWHVPQPDFAEFDLYIDADQDGTWDYVNFNWNNGARTGAGNNNVWVVAQVDLATNLVYLASPYAIYTDYNASYMEWYLPAAWQDLGPTNSTFDYQLYGFDEGGVSMNPAGQFDYANSPFAWDLSNDPGPANLTAVMTVSVDSQTGYWYSEPLGVMIVDYNGDPRNVNGGQAYFEPITVGSLDVFDLTILHTNDFHARVDQYNRNGARCKPADITAGNCIAGAPRVAAAVNDIRANTDNVVVVDAGDQFQGTLFYNLFKGDVLTMTMNYIGYDAMAVGNHEFDNGPATLASFISGSDFPVLSANIDASADPDLQGLILPYTVVVRGGQEIGIIGLTTPDTTNISSPGPNITFTAPITTLQATVDTLTGMGIDKIIALTHMGYDVDLDLAAAVSGVDVIVGGHSHSFLYSPALPVSFGPPSIGPLTPVGEYPSVVESPAGEPVLVVTAYQWGTFLGNLDVLFGPDGLVHYYQGNPIYLGTAVTPDPVLDGMLEPFRDAVADLIATQVGTTTVDLPILVSGVQICRIGECLMGNLVADAMLWKANQAEPGANYQIAFQNGGGLRAPILAGPVSMGDVLETLPFGNAIATFELQGVYVKAALENGARLYPAANGGFTQVSGLRYEINPALPAQARVVNVEVWNGLSWDPLDEDAMYKVVTNDFMRRGGDNYLMFRDNAVNPYDFGPALDEALADYFLAFSPVTPMIEGRIIFTP; encoded by the coding sequence ATGCGTAACCGATTTTTAATTCTATTGTTAATCTTTGCCCTGGTCTCTGGCACGGTGTTCGTTCTAGTGAACGCCTCTGCCTCCCAGGCGGCAATGACGTCTGAAGCGCCGGTTGTTCAGACAGATGGTAACAGCGCGGATGCACCGACTGCGGACAAACAGACGCGCGGTCAACGGGAAGAACTCCCGGCTGACATTCAGGCGCTCTTCGCTGAGGGGATGACGGCCGAAGAGTTTGTGCAGATGGCCGGTTATGTGCCCGCCGCTCTGGCCGACATCGTCACCAGCGACGCCCTGATGATCATTGAGTTTGAGCAGGCGCCGCTGGCTGCTTATTATGCCGCTGAGAAGGCCAACGGCCGTACCCCGGCCCCCACCGCCCTGCAAAGCTATGAGCAAAGCCTGAAAAGCGCACAAACGGCCGTCGCGCCCCAAATCGAAAGCCTGGGCGCCACAATCATCTCCAATTACACGGCCGTCTACAATGGCATCCAGGTCCTCACCCCGCTGAACAAGCTAAACGAACTGCGTGCGCTGCCCGGCGTGAAAGCAATCCATCGCGCCCCCACCCACGAGCCAACCCTTTCCGCCAGTGTGCCGCTGATTGGCGCGCCGGATGTCTGGGAAGACCTGGGATATGCCGGTGAAGGCATCACCATCGCCATCATAGACACCGGCATAGACTACACCCACGCCGTCTTTGGCGGCAGCGGTGATCCGGCTGACTTTGCCAGCAATGACCCGGACTTCATCGAATCGTTCAGCTTCCCCACAGCGAAAGTTATTGGCGGCTACGATTTCGCCGGCACCACCTACAACGCCGATGATACCTCCCCATCCTATCAACCTATCCCCAATCCCGACCCAGACCCGCTGGATGAGGGGGGGCACGGCACACACGTGGCCTCCATTGCCGCCGGTAATGCCGCCGGTGATGTGAGCGATGGTGTGGCCCCTGCGGCCAAGCTCGTCGCGCTTAAGGTCTTTGGCGCCAGCGGCTCCACCAGCCTGGTCATTGACGCGCTGGAATGGGCGACCCACAATTACATGCTCTTTGGCTGGCCGCAAGTCATCAACATGTCCCTGGGCAGCAACTTCGGCACCGATAACGTGGATGACCCCAGCGTCGCGGGCACAGAAAACGCGGTAGCTGCCGGTATCGTCGTCGTTGCTTCAGCCGGTAATGCGGGCAACAACAGCTACATCACTGGCTCACCGGCCACGGCCGACAAAGCCATTTCCGTGGCGGCGTCAACCAGTGGCTTTGTTACCGGTCCGGCCATTAACATTTCTGGGACAACCTACATTACCCAGACCAATATCATCTACACGCCGGCGAGCTTTGACAACGACACAGGGCATTACATCACCACAACGGCCGCGCCGTTGGCATACGTCGGCAACCTGGCTGGAGCCACGAACAATCAGCTATGCTCCACGGCTGGAATCGCCCCCGACGCCCTGGACGGACAAATCGCCCTGATCCAGCGCGGTACCTGCGCGTTCAGCGACAAAGTAAATAATGCTGCGTCCTTAGGGGCGGTAGGAACCATTATTTATAACAATACAGCCGGTGCATTTGGTGGCATTGGCGTGCCGGTGCTGATCCCCGCCGCCTTCATTCAGATGCAAGACGGGATGAACCTGGTCCCGGCAGACGGTGAAATCGTCGTTGTCAACGGCAAAGAGGATGTTGTCACGGTTCCGGATCCTTATACTCCGGCTGATTTCATTGCCAGCTTCTCCTCACGCGGTCCGCGTGGCTACGACTCTGCGCTAAAGCCAGAAATCACCGCCCCAGGCGTGGGCATCTTTGCCGCCGATATGGGCAGTGGTGGTGGCGGTACAAGCCTGAGCGGCACTTCCATGGCCGCGCCGCATGTCGCCGGTGTGGCGGCGTTGATGGTGCAGGCCAACCCAGATTGGACGCCTGAACAAATTAAGGCGGCCATGATGAACACGGCCGTGCCTCTGGCCGACAACACCCCCATCCCCCGCACCGGTTCCGGCCGTGTAGACGCTTACCGCGCAGTGGACACAGATGTCTTCGCCATCGGCAACGACGATCTGGTCAGCCTGAGCTGGGGCGTGCCCATGTCGCGCAACGACGCTGTCACCCGCGTCAGCAACGTCACCCTCTACAATGAAGGCGACAGCGAAGTAACTTACCTGACCGACTGGATGTTCCAGGCCGGTTCGCGCACGGTCGGCGCAGCGCTGACTGTCGAGCCAGGGGAAGTTACCCTCGCCGCTGGTGAAAGCGCGGTTGTCACCGTGACCCTGAGCCTGGACATGACCCAGATTCCGGTCTTGTTCGGCGTCGTGGAAGAGTATTACGGCTGGGTCGTCTTCTCGCCCGCGCCGGTTTACCAGATTTACCTGCCGGTTATCGCCAAAGATGGCGCCGACGTCCCATCGGCCGCCCAGGCTGGCGCCGTGGCCGCCGCAGCTGGCGATCTGGTTGTACCCTTCTACTTCCAACCACGGCCGTACTCGCAGCTAGAAGAAATCGCTGCCAGCAGCGTCATCACCGACCCGGTAAACGATGTGGCAACCTTCGATATTACCCATCGCGGGCCAATCACCTCCAGCCTGTGGGCTTTCCCGGCTCTGGTATGGAACGACACGCCAGATCCGGCTATGGCCGGTCCTGGTGACGTGCGTCTGTTTGGCTTAGATTACGCCGGAGCAGATCCGACTTATGGCGACATCGTTGCCATAGGCATTGACGCCTGGAATTACTGGCATGTGCCCCAACCAGACTTCGCCGAGTTCGATCTGTACATTGACGCTGACCAGGACGGTACGTGGGATTACGTTAACTTCAACTGGAATAACGGCGCGCGCACTGGCGCAGGCAACAACAACGTGTGGGTCGTTGCCCAGGTGGACCTGGCGACCAATCTGGTGTATCTTGCCAGCCCATACGCCATCTACACAGACTACAACGCCTCCTACATGGAATGGTACTTACCGGCCGCCTGGCAAGACCTGGGACCGACCAATTCCACCTTCGATTATCAGTTGTATGGTTTTGATGAGGGCGGCGTCAGCATGAATCCGGCCGGGCAGTTCGACTATGCCAATTCGCCGTTTGCCTGGGACCTGAGCAACGACCCCGGTCCGGCCAATCTCACGGCCGTCATGACTGTGTCTGTAGACAGCCAGACCGGCTATTGGTACAGCGAACCGCTGGGCGTGATGATTGTGGATTACAACGGCGACCCACGCAATGTCAACGGTGGGCAGGCGTACTTTGAGCCAATCACCGTTGGGAGCCTGGATGTGTTTGATCTCACCATCTTGCACACCAACGACTTCCATGCGCGGGTGGACCAATACAACCGCAACGGCGCCCGCTGCAAACCGGCAGATATTACGGCCGGAAACTGTATCGCCGGCGCGCCGCGTGTGGCAGCGGCCGTTAACGACATCCGCGCCAACACCGACAATGTTGTGGTAGTAGACGCCGGTGACCAATTCCAGGGCACGCTCTTCTATAACCTCTTCAAAGGTGATGTCCTGACCATGACCATGAACTACATCGGTTACGATGCCATGGCCGTGGGCAACCACGAGTTCGACAACGGACCGGCAACCCTCGCCAGTTTCATCAGCGGGTCAGACTTCCCCGTCCTCAGCGCCAACATAGACGCCAGCGCCGACCCAGACCTGCAAGGCCTGATTCTGCCTTACACAGTTGTTGTGCGCGGTGGACAGGAGATCGGTATTATCGGTCTGACAACGCCCGATACGACCAACATCTCCAGCCCCGGTCCGAACATCACCTTTACCGCCCCAATTACGACCTTACAGGCAACGGTAGACACCCTGACAGGAATGGGCATTGACAAAATCATCGCCCTGACCCACATGGGGTACGACGTTGATCTGGACCTGGCCGCGGCGGTGAGCGGCGTAGATGTGATCGTCGGCGGGCACAGCCACAGCTTCCTCTATTCCCCGGCGCTGCCTGTTTCCTTTGGGCCGCCTTCTATCGGGCCGCTGACCCCGGTTGGCGAATACCCATCCGTGGTGGAAAGCCCGGCGGGTGAGCCGGTGTTGGTTGTCACGGCTTACCAATGGGGCACGTTCTTGGGCAACCTGGACGTACTCTTTGGCCCGGATGGGCTGGTACACTACTACCAGGGCAACCCCATTTACCTGGGCACGGCCGTCACCCCAGACCCGGTGCTGGACGGCATGTTAGAGCCATTCCGTGACGCCGTAGCAGATCTCATCGCTACCCAGGTGGGCACAACAACAGTTGACCTGCCCATTCTGGTAAGCGGCGTTCAGATATGCCGCATCGGTGAATGTCTGATGGGCAATCTGGTGGCCGACGCCATGCTGTGGAAAGCCAACCAGGCTGAACCAGGCGCCAACTACCAGATCGCCTTCCAAAACGGCGGCGGCTTGCGCGCCCCGATTCTGGCTGGCCCGGTGTCCATGGGCGACGTACTGGAGACTTTGCCATTTGGCAACGCGATTGCCACCTTTGAACTGCAAGGCGTCTACGTCAAAGCCGCATTGGAAAATGGCGCGCGCCTTTACCCGGCTGCCAATGGCGGGTTCACCCAGGTCTCCGGTTTGCGCTATGAGATCAATCCGGCCTTGCCGGCTCAGGCGCGGGTGGTGAACGTGGAAGTGTGGAACGGCTTAAGTTGGGACCCGTTGGACGAAGACGCGATGTATAAAGTTGTGACCAATGACTTTATGCGCCGCGGCGGCGACAACTACCTGATGTTCCGTGACAACGCCGTCAATCCCTATGACTTTGGCCCGGCATTAGACGAGGCGCTAGCGGATTACTTCCTGGCTTTCTCGCCGGTGACACCGATGATTGAAGGCCGCATCATCTTCACGCCATAG
- a CDS encoding PhnD/SsuA/transferrin family substrate-binding protein has protein sequence MSGIIAKFFICITLFLALMGCTSSTASTPEAAIAVPENRALVIGDISDEAAETIKGTQPVADYLAAQLSDFGITEGVVRIAPDLETMITWMDNGEVDTYFDSPYPSLVISEATGATPILRRLKYGVDEYHTVFFQPRRGRLSIGGRSGGTDGRV, from the coding sequence ATGTCTGGCATCATTGCAAAGTTTTTCATTTGTATCACCTTATTCCTGGCGCTGATGGGCTGCACATCTTCAACTGCCTCTACCCCAGAAGCCGCCATCGCCGTCCCCGAAAACCGCGCCCTGGTCATCGGCGACATTTCCGATGAAGCGGCGGAAACGATCAAAGGAACCCAACCAGTGGCCGACTATCTGGCGGCGCAGTTGAGTGACTTTGGTATAACCGAGGGGGTCGTCAGAATTGCGCCCGACCTGGAAACCATGATCACCTGGATGGACAATGGCGAAGTGGACACTTACTTTGACAGCCCATACCCTTCTCTGGTGATCAGCGAGGCGACGGGCGCAACGCCTATTTTGCGCCGTCTGAAATATGGCGTAGACGAGTATCATACTGTCTTTTTTCAGCCGCGCCGGGGCAGACTATCAATCGGTGGACGATCTGGTGGGACAGATGGTCGCGTTTGA
- a CDS encoding PhnD/SsuA/transferrin family substrate-binding protein: MDDLVGQMVAFEEPFSTSGYMLPLAYLIGRGLTPVEKMALATAVAPNEIGYVFSTADNTTIQWVISGLVPAGVTDNITFGRLPAETQAELAVFAATDDVPRQLVLVRADLDETLVAALKAELLAMDENESGQSALEIFLTTEFTEFPEGPGEALAQMKTLYQLVQTQP, encoded by the coding sequence GTGGACGATCTGGTGGGACAGATGGTCGCGTTTGAGGAGCCTTTTTCCACGTCGGGCTATATGCTGCCGTTGGCTTATCTGATTGGGCGTGGGCTGACGCCGGTGGAAAAGATGGCATTGGCTACGGCCGTTGCCCCCAACGAGATCGGCTACGTCTTCAGCACGGCCGACAATACCACCATTCAATGGGTCATCAGCGGCCTAGTTCCGGCCGGCGTCACCGACAATATCACCTTCGGCCGCCTGCCGGCCGAAACCCAGGCCGAACTGGCTGTCTTCGCCGCCACAGACGATGTGCCGCGCCAACTGGTGCTGGTGCGCGCCGATTTGGACGAGACCCTGGTCGCCGCCCTGAAAGCCGAACTGTTGGCAATGGATGAAAACGAATCCGGTCAGTCTGCCCTGGAGATCTTCCTCACCACTGAGTTCACCGAATTCCCGGAAGGACCGGGAGAAGCCCTGGCGCAGATGAAAACACTCTACCAACTGGTTCAGACGCAGCCATGA
- a CDS encoding UPF0175 family protein: MNTIQISMELPQDAFSALRQEPVVFVQEMRLAAAVKWYEMGRLSQAKAAEIAGISRAEFLAALAGYSVTPFQYQSADELIHEVKGGS; encoded by the coding sequence ATGAATACCATACAAATATCTATGGAACTGCCGCAAGACGCTTTTTCAGCGCTGCGACAAGAGCCAGTTGTGTTTGTCCAAGAGATGAGACTGGCTGCGGCCGTCAAGTGGTATGAAATGGGCCGTCTTTCTCAAGCAAAGGCGGCCGAAATAGCCGGTATCTCGCGGGCAGAATTCCTGGCAGCGCTGGCTGGCTACAGCGTTACCCCATTTCAATACCAATCAGCCGACGAGTTAATCCACGAGGTCAAGGGTGGCAGTTGA
- a CDS encoding response regulator: MIHWGWKQRPLAVKLTLMITFIVILVVTLLTLLSVRRERAAFEDELEQQVTLLLDTLIASSADSLYFLDADFLSDLMDDLGQFRVVTFGRIYDADGRIVADALNPDTRFNITPDPYGQTLVNSDGVLFDWQSEQLVAGEAVILGNQRIGAISVGLPTAPLRAKLNLLARQVILVASFVVAVGLTLALLFSRSITDPLQEMIRATQRVRDGDLSQRLAISSGDELALLGGHFNDMTAQLEATLNQMEAEIEERKRTQSALEVAKEAAEVANQAKSTFLANMSHELRTPLNAILGFAELMARDRTISAAQEVNLQVISRSGEHLLELINQVLDMSKIEAGRMALDEREFDLFRLLADLETMFHVKDQDKKIRFIVQRHPDVPQYVRTDEVKLRQILINLLNNAFKFTQAGHVMLRVDCRVDTAVTHPPTATLLFAVEDTGPGIEPEELGILFDAFVQAKAGRSAGGGTGLGLSLSRQFAQLLGGDMSARNVQNKPGNGALFQFHVRVQPLTNGLPGYGRPDQIVGLEPGQPTYRLLIVDDNEDNRQVMLRLLEPLGFAIRQASNGQEAYQTWQAWQPHLIWMDLHMPVLNGYEATKQIKSAPAGQQTIVIATTATAFTANIDDIAASGCDDFVRKPVKASEIFEVLQQHLGVRYVYQKWLDEGVTAVTHPPTANPPLRDALAALPPAMLADLRQAATQTNMAAITACLENIHQHDPQLAHNLKQMADEFEYDRILLLLPEDKT; this comes from the coding sequence ATGATTCATTGGGGATGGAAACAGCGGCCGTTGGCGGTTAAGCTGACCTTGATGATCACCTTCATCGTCATTCTGGTGGTGACTTTGCTGACGCTGCTTTCCGTGCGCCGGGAAAGAGCAGCCTTTGAAGACGAATTGGAGCAGCAAGTCACCCTGCTGCTGGATACACTGATCGCCAGCAGCGCGGACTCACTTTATTTTCTGGACGCCGACTTTCTGTCTGACCTGATGGACGACCTGGGCCAGTTTAGGGTGGTGACGTTTGGGCGGATTTATGACGCCGACGGCCGTATCGTCGCCGACGCTTTAAACCCTGATACACGCTTCAACATCACCCCAGACCCCTACGGGCAAACCCTGGTCAACAGCGACGGCGTTCTATTCGACTGGCAGTCTGAACAACTGGTGGCCGGCGAGGCTGTCATTTTAGGCAACCAACGTATCGGGGCCATCAGTGTAGGGCTGCCCACCGCCCCGCTGCGGGCCAAATTAAACCTTCTGGCGCGACAAGTCATTCTGGTAGCCTCTTTTGTCGTTGCCGTGGGGCTAACATTGGCGCTGCTGTTCAGCCGCTCCATCACCGACCCGCTGCAAGAGATGATTCGGGCCACGCAGCGGGTGCGCGACGGCGACCTTTCGCAGCGTCTGGCCATTAGCAGCGGCGATGAATTGGCGCTGCTGGGCGGCCATTTCAACGACATGACCGCCCAATTAGAAGCCACACTCAACCAAATGGAGGCCGAGATTGAGGAGCGCAAGCGAACGCAGTCGGCTTTGGAAGTTGCCAAAGAGGCGGCAGAGGTAGCCAACCAGGCCAAAAGCACCTTCCTGGCTAATATGAGCCACGAGCTGCGCACGCCGTTAAACGCCATTTTGGGATTTGCCGAATTAATGGCCCGCGACCGCACTATCTCGGCGGCCCAAGAGGTGAACTTACAGGTCATCAGCCGCAGCGGAGAACACCTGCTGGAGCTGATCAATCAGGTGTTGGACATGTCGAAGATTGAAGCCGGCCGCATGGCGCTGGACGAACGAGAGTTTGACCTGTTTCGCCTGTTGGCCGACCTGGAAACCATGTTCCACGTAAAAGACCAGGATAAGAAGATTCGTTTTATCGTCCAACGCCACCCGGACGTGCCGCAGTATGTGCGTACCGATGAGGTGAAGCTGCGGCAAATCTTGATCAATCTGCTCAACAACGCCTTTAAGTTTACCCAGGCGGGGCATGTGATGCTGCGGGTAGACTGCCGGGTGGATACGGCCGTTACCCATCCGCCCACCGCCACCCTCCTGTTTGCCGTCGAAGACACCGGACCGGGCATCGAGCCGGAAGAGCTAGGCATCTTATTCGACGCCTTTGTACAGGCCAAAGCGGGCCGCAGCGCTGGTGGCGGCACAGGGCTGGGCCTCTCCCTCAGCCGTCAGTTTGCCCAACTCCTCGGCGGCGACATGTCGGCGCGCAACGTGCAAAACAAGCCCGGTAATGGCGCGTTGTTCCAATTCCACGTTCGCGTCCAGCCATTAACCAATGGTCTGCCTGGTTATGGGCGGCCTGACCAGATTGTCGGCCTGGAACCGGGCCAACCTACCTACCGGCTGCTTATTGTGGACGACAACGAAGACAACCGCCAGGTGATGCTGCGCCTGCTGGAGCCGTTGGGTTTTGCAATTCGTCAGGCGAGCAATGGGCAAGAGGCTTATCAGACATGGCAGGCATGGCAGCCGCATCTCATCTGGATGGACCTGCACATGCCGGTGTTAAACGGCTACGAAGCCACCAAACAGATCAAAAGCGCGCCCGCCGGGCAGCAGACAATCGTCATCGCCACCACAGCCACCGCTTTTACGGCCAACATTGATGACATTGCCGCTTCCGGCTGCGACGATTTTGTACGCAAACCGGTGAAAGCAAGCGAGATATTTGAGGTGTTGCAGCAGCATTTGGGGGTGCGCTATGTGTACCAGAAATGGTTGGATGAGGGGGTAACGGCCGTTACCCATCCCCCCACCGCCAACCCACCACTGCGCGATGCCCTGGCTGCCCTGCCGCCGGCTATGCTGGCCGACCTGCGTCAGGCTGCGACCCAAACCAACATGGCGGCTATCACCGCCTGTCTGGAAAACATCCACCAGCATGATCCGCAATTAGCCCACAACTTGAAACAGATGGCAGATGAGTTTGAATACGATAGAATACTTTTGTTGCTGCCTGAAGATAAGACCTGA